ATGCCTTCAGTGGGAACTGTCTTCAACAAATGTCACCTTTAGGTGCGAAGATTTGACAAGCGGTGAAATGGACGTGCGGCTATCTCATTTGGAAGAATCGAAATCAAAAAGTCTTTAAAATAAATGTTGAACCTTCCGGTTGCTTTAAATGAAATTCCAGTCAAAAGTTACGAATGGATCGCGAGGCGTTGCAAATCAAAGAAGATTGATTGGTTCGAATGGTTGCATAATCCACAAAATGTTGGGAATTAAATTGCTATAACTTGAAATATTTGTTAGGATACAAGCTTAGCATCTTCTCATTATATTCGTTGTTATAGTATTTGTGTGGGAACTTCAGGGCTGGATTTGAGGGCGTGCAACACGTGCGCTCGCACATGGTCCATAATTCAAAGGGGCCTATAGTGCTAGTATTTAACCAAATTTTATAGTATTTAATGAATTTATTCATACATATATTTAAAACTTTTGTATATAAAAAAGCttattttttttaattgaataTGGTCATATAAAAAATTAGAATTGACCCCTGGGAAACTTGTTACATTACAATTCCGGTCCTTCAGATTTCGAATATTTACATGTTTTGACCTTTCAGTTAATATTAGTTACATACAACATCCACACAATAATCCAAATCTGAGATCCGTGGTAAAATTAGGGTTCATATTTTCTTCAATTCAAAtcgtattcataattataatttcaGATCACTAAAGGTTGTGTAATGTCATCTTCGATTTGTGCTGCAGCATTGATATATTAGGGTTAATTTTACAGCAGGTTACTAGCTCCGCTTTAAATATGGATCCGGATTCAGTTAAATCAACTCTGCAAACTTTAGCTTATGGAAATGTTATGGCTGCAGCTGCTCGTGATTACCAAaaggtttttttttcttttaataataattaatgcgTATACGTAATATGTATTTGAAACTGAAATGTAATATTGaaatttaaattattatgttatgttATTTTTTCTTAAATGTAATATTGAAATTTAAAATGCAATTCATAAATTGCTATGTTATTGAATCTTTTTTAAGGTTGTTTTTAATGTGGTTACAAACGTTTATGTTTAACAAAATGATTGACTATATTAAGTTATTTGATGATAGTGAACTAGCGATATGCAGAACAGTTTTTATTGGACTTCGTGGTTGCAAAACCTGTTGTCTTGCTTGTAATTTTTTCTAGCTTCGTGCTAGTTTTATAAAATTTTATGTagttaaaaaaaaaagtatgtCCGATGGAATCCTAATATTTTCAAGAATGGTAATGAGGGACATGAAGGTGCTGTTTgtcttttaagatgtttttgtctgaagatttGCAGACCATGTCTGTAAAGAAGATATGACCTAAATGTTTGTATGCTGAATAGTGAAAACCGTTTGTTTCAATGTTTGCAAAATAACTCAATCTTGTCTGCAACACTTTGAAGCATATTTCAAAATAAGACATTGTTTTATTTTATTTCCTCAGAAAAATAAAAACTCTACAGTAAAAGCGTCTGCGGGCgctcagacataagacataataagatctgGCTATCTGCAAactgaaaaacaaacaacaccGAAATGTATGATAAAGATGAAAATTATAAGCTAAACTTGTTTCGCAGCTTGTCAGATGCAAGTTAAGCTTGCTCGGGATATTACTAGAATAAGGAGATATTTGTGAACTTGTAGGATGCACGATCAGTTATTAGCTTACCCGATCAACATTAACTAAAAAGGAGGGCGCTTATGTGATGATATTATTTGGGTTATTATTACAGTacttaagttatatatgtatatactttttgTAGGAAATATTAGCTCAAGAAAAGGCTCAAGCATCATCGTCTTTTAATGAGGAGATCGATCTTGATGAGTTGATGGATGTAAGTTGATAATACATATTTTTATTAGACAATAGGATATATGTTTGTTAATCTATGGTTTTGTATTAATTCAATCACGTTTAATAGGACCCTGAGCTTGAAAAGTTGCACGCAGATAGGATTGCTGCTCTTAAGGTGATTATTTGAGTATATTAATAATCTTGACATACATGAAGTTGGGAAAAATCGTTTTAACATTCATATATGATTTTTTTGCTTTCGTCTTTCTTTTTAAAAGAAAGAAGCTGAAAAACGGCAGTCGTTGACGAAAAAAGGACACGGAGAGTACAGGGAGATAACCGAAGGAGACTTTCTAGGTGAAGTCACTGGTAGTGAAAAGGTGATTTGCCACTTCTATCATCGGGAGTTCTATCGctgcaagtaagtgttttgatgtaCTCTCCACTTTTACCTCCTTAATCTATAATGACTTGCTGCTATTGAAGTATTGTATATGTTTTTTGTAATCATAATTGACGCCATATTTATCTATAACGGATTGGGTAAAAAATGTATTGAGTCAATATAACTCGAACCAAAATAATGTTTTGACATCTTACCAGTTATCTGACCCATCCATTTTGCTACTACTTGCAATTAATGTTGCCTCTTTGCTGTGTTTTATTTTCTTAAGTATAGGTGCACTGTCCCATATTTCTTTGTTTATATATTGTGTATATATTCGTTAACAGTTATAAAATACTTCGTCTATGTATCCCTTCTATATAACTATGTTGATGTATCTTGTAGGATAATGGATAAGCATTTGAAATCTCTTGCAACAAGTCATCTAGATACCAAGTTTATTAAAGTAGATGCAGAGGTCTATTTTTGTGTCCTTGTACCTATACTCAACTTCACTCTtgtattattcttattcttattaacaTCAAAGTGGTATTTTTTGTGTGTTGTGTGCACAGTGTCGTAAAACTCTCTAATTAATGCCGAGTACTCCCTGAGTACTCCTTTTATAGACATGGCCGAGCCGATTTTCCAAAATCCAAGTGATTGACTGGTCAACGTCGGTCAGTCAGTCAAAATCGGATTTATTTAGTCAAAACCAGTCAAAGTCAATATTGGTCAACGTTTTAATATGAACATATATTAGAATTTTAGATCTTTTGAACAAATGCAGGTTATGTTTAtgtttttagacaattatgttaatgtTTATGTTTATGGATTTCTTGTATATGTACGCGTATAATTTGAAAATTatcttttaaatatataaaaactcCAATCTGGTTACTTCCCGAGTCACCGATTACTCACTGAGTTGGTGATTACTCCGTGAAAAGTCATGACCAAGTACTCTCCGAGTAGCGATTCTTGCAACcatgttttgtgtgtgtgtgttctcttATTCATTTTTAAATTCCGTGCAGAATTCTCCGTTCTTCGTCACCAAACTAGGAATCAAAACGTTGCCATGCGTCATACTGTTCAGGTCATTCATGTTGGCTAAGCGTGATCGAAGTTTCAGTTTTGGTTCCCCACTGTCTGGCTAAAAATTCATTATTTTTTCAGAAAAGGAATCGCAGGTGATAGACTGGTTGGGTTTCAAGATCTTGGAGGAACAGAAGATTTTAGCACTAGAAAGCTAGAATCTTTATTGATAAAGAAAGGTAACATTTTCCTATTAATGATTGCTTGATCGCCTTCCTAACATCGTGTTCCTTTTATTTCGATTTTTGCAACTCCACCTTTTTTTGATTACGGTAACATGTTGATAGATGTGATAGTTTTGATCTGTTTACGTGTAAGTGGGTTGAACCGAGTTACGTTTTATCTTGCTGATAGATGTGATAGTTTTCATTACTAACCTCCTGAATTATTTTGTGCAGTATGTTACATTAGTATTAAACTACTAATATAAGTTCTGCAACTATATCTTGATACACTGATTATGTAAAAGTATTTGAACATAGATGCTCTGGCCCACCCAATGACCCAATCCATTTTGACTTGTTGTCCAACCTGTTCATATTGTGTGTTTATGGTGGTTACTAATTTATGTTTGTTGTGTAGGTATAATTGacgagaagaaaaaaaatgatgacGAAGAAGCTGAATATGATGAAAGTAGACGCAGGACAGTGAGATTTTCTGCAAATCACGATTCCGACTCTGAATGAAAAGTAAATATATGCATCTTAATTTTATAATGGCACTATGTATTTTTTCATGATCTTACATCACTAGGTTTATGAACATAAGCTCTTTTTTGTTTGattatatactaatattaatgagtggCGGATCTGTGTTACCCTAGCGGATGTTTCGAAAGTACTGCTTAAATGTTTCAATCTTGAATTTTAAGAAGTTATTCGTCTAGAGAAGAACTGTTATTAAACAATAAAAAATACTCGGACATCATAGTTGATATATGAAACACTGCACAATCATTGAAAGGAACAATTACAGACAAAGAAAGTATCAAATCCATGTAATTCAATAGTTGAAATATCGTAAAGAACTAGGGTTGACGGTAGCAACGCATAGAAGCTCGGATCACGTTCAAATTTCTCCATTTCTTCTTGATGATAAGGTTGTGGAATTGAGATTTTGGATTTATTTTGGTTTTTGAATCTCAAGAAATTTGAGATTGTTGGTGAATTTGAGAGTTAATTATGAAGAAGATGGAAATAAAATGACCTTTTTATTACCCGCTGCCTTGACTTGGAGAAAAAAGTTAACGATTGTTAGACGGCAACTGAATTATCCTTGCATGATTTGCAAGGTAGCGGACTATCTGTGTTATAAAATTCTCTGGACTATCCGCATAACATAGAACAAACCACATGGATTATCCGTGAAATTTTTTTTGTATTAAATTAGGTTTTTCatgttgggtggtggtggtggagtggTTAGGGTATACAAAAAGCAAAATTTTTTATTTGATGTCGATCCACCCACACTTCCATTTCTTGTAGAGGACATGGGTTTGAATCTACATAActggaaaaaaaaaattactcgTGGCCATGAAGGTTTACCCGTGATGTTGCAAAGTGATTAGTCGTCATGGGATTAGTCGGCTCGCAAAGCGAGTCGAAAATCTAGGTATAACAAAtaacaaaataaaaacaaatagtCAGCACATGTAGTTTTCCGTGTACAAGAATATTTCGAAAATGTAAAGATGACTGTGTACATCACGTTACAAAATTATTTTATTAGCATGCATCTGAAATATGCTTATTATATTCCCATGTTGAGATATCATTTTCTTTAAAGTAAACGGGTTGGATAGCATCTTTAAAGTTTTTTAAACGGGTTGAAATTGACACTCACAGTATAGTAAATCCAAAGTATCTATCAAGATGAAAATCGTTAATTAAATAAGGTTTGTTTATCTAAACCCTCACTGTTAATGATATATAGCAAATTAATAACTCAGTTATAATTAGACCGGTTCCATAAACCAATCTACAAAACTACAACCACCAAAAGAAATACCAAGCTATTTTGACCTTGATAAATTATATGAGTACAAACTCAATCGAAAGACAGCACCCGACAAACCAAATCTCGATCCCTAACTAATTATGGGACGAAACACATCACAAATAGTCCAACAGCTAAACGGTGTCAGTTAGCGCCCGAAGCAACGTTAACTGACTTTAACTACTAGTTCACACTGTGAACAATGTTTCATTTTGTGAAGGTATTCGAGATTACCCTTTCTTTTATTGGTCATTCTAGTATACATGGTCAAAAACAACAAGTACAAACTAAATGAAACATTGTTCAAAGTGTGAACTACAAGTTAAAATCAGTTAAGATTGCTTCGCGCGCTAACTGACACTGTTTAGCTGTTGGACTATTTGTGATCTGTTCATCTCATATCCACGTTCGTGACTCTATctgtcgttaaaaaaaaaaaaaacatatagaaATTTCCGTTTTAAGGCTATCCCCGGAAAAGAAAGTTATTTCAATTAGATGTACACGACCACGATTATCCTGTGACTGTTTCCGATCTTTTTCGTTGACCACCTCAAAATATGGAGCTAGTTTGAATATGAAGTCTCTTGTGGTCAAAAACCACAATAGAGAATATTTAATATAAGGCATTAAACTACTAGTTAAACACACCAACAGGCTCATGAATTGGTGTATATATAGTTGAATGATATATCTAgatataagaaataagaaatacatTTCAACCCAAATATGATTCAGGAGTCTCTATTCATTCCTATCATCTTAtttttcatcttcttcctcataaGAAAATGTCTTCTTCACAAAAAGAGTCAACTCCCTCCGGGTCCTCCAACGCTTCCATTTATCGGTAACATGAATCATCTTCTGACACCAACACCACACCGAGCCCTCCGTGATCTTGCCACCAAATATGGCCCCATCATGCACCTCAAGCTCGGGTTTGTATCCACAATTGTTGTCTCCTCAGCTGAAATAGCTAGAGAGATCATGAAGACTCATGATAATATCTTCTCTAACCGCCCTAAACTCGTGGCACCCAAAATCTTGGGCTATAACTATACGGACATCGCGTTTGCTCCTTATGGATCTTATTGGAGACAAGTTAGGAAGATATGTTTTCTTGAACTCTCTACAACAAAAAGCATGGATTCAACACGTTTTATACGTGAACAAGAGGTGAAATTGTTTGCTCAATCAATTGCTAAAAGTTGCATACCAATAAACATGGGTGAAAGGGTATTCGCTTTGAATCACAATGTCATTACTAGGATGACATTTGGTGATAAATTTGATGATGAATTAAAATTTCGGTTGGCGATTAGGAAAGGGGCGAGTTTGGCAGCTGGATTTCAGATTGGAGATTTCTTTCCGTCGCTTAGTTTTGTTGCGAATTTAAGTGGAATGACTAGAAGGATTGAAGAGTGTCATGTGGAGCTTAGTAACATTATGGACCAAAAAATACAAGAGCGTATCGAGCAATGTGAAATTGAGAAGCCAGAACGTGATTGTCTTGTAGATGTTCTTCTTCGTTATAAGGAAGAAGATGGCCAAAACGAGCCATTGACAACAGACAATATCAAGTCCATCCTCTTGGTAAGTACTGTAGTATATTATTCCTTTCTTTTGATAGTCAAAAAGAGATATACATGTATGCATGATAGATATTTGGTTTCAAATCGTTTAATTTGAATATAGAATCAAATCTAACAAATAACTAATTTGAAGGAAGATAAATAATTAATTTGGAGGAACCATCTCCATTAGCTGAGTGGTTACCGTCATTCTGGGTGTGTCGTGAGGTCTCGAGTTTGGTGGAACATACTTGATACGTGGAACATATACGATCGGGTGGTGGGAACTCCTTTGATGATCCCGGTCAGTGACTCCAAATCTCGTTGttccaaaaaagaaaaaaattactcCGTAACTAATCTGAAGGGAGGCAAATAACTAatatggagagagagagagagagagagagagagagagagagagagagagagagagagagataactACGAGGATGTCTCTAATTAGGACACAATTAATGTTTTGGTTGAAATTTAGTCAATGATTGTAATTTAAATCAGTTGTTAAAATCTAAATCGATGGTTTAAAAATAAGAGAGGATCATCACCCAAATTAATAGTGAGATTATAATTAATAATCACCTAAGGGTTTTAATTGAATACGTTTACCTAATTACCACTTTATTTTTTTATATGGTTAGATTAGATTGGATTCAAATGCGCTAACAGTTTCGTGCTCATGAATACGAATTTTGATTAAAAGATAACACTTAGTAATAGTTATATTTAGGTTGTTTGTATCATAtaattgtatgtatattgtaaatatgTATGTTAGAATGGTGTTTTGAAGAAAATTTAATTTCGTTGGTTATTTGTTTTAACCAAAATTAAACCGAATTCGAATTGAATTGATTAAACCGAGAACTCTAAACCAAACTAAACTAAAGAACCCTCTACATGATATAACATGCATATGAGAATGTATATATTAGGGCTATCAATTTATTGTTTTATGTAAATTATCTTGATAGGATATATTCACTGGAGCAAGTGAAAATTCATCGAACATGGTGGAATGGGCGATGTCAGAGATGTTAAGAAACCCGAGCATAATGAATAAAGCACAAATCGAAGTTAGACACGTCATCAATTCAAAATCCAAACAGATTATCGAAGAGACTGATCTTCCAAAACTAAGTTACATGAAAATGGTAGTCAAGGAGACTCTTCGGTTTCACCCTCCAATCCCTCTCTTGCTCCCACGAGAATCCATGGAAAGATGCACAATCAAAGGCTATGAAATCCCGTCAAAAACAAGAGTTCTTATAAACTACTGGGCCATTACACGAGATCCCGTTAGTTGGCAGGATCCCAATGTGTTCAATCCTGAAAGGTTTCAGGACGAAATCAAGGATTATAGAGGTCAAGACTTTGAGTACATTCCTTTCGGCGCTGGCCGTAGAGTTTGTCCTGGAATTTCATTAGGAATGGTGAACACCGAGCTTTCGTTAGCTTATTTGCTTTACCATTTCGATTGGGAGTTACCTGATGGAGAGAATCCGCAAGACTTAGACATGAGCGAGACATTTGGAATGACATGCTATAAGAGTTGTAGCTTACGACTAGTTCCTATTCTACGCTTTCCTGTATCAAATTAGATATATCGAGTTCGATCTCGAACACTCGTATATCATTTACCCGTATGTATCGATCTATATGTTTACTTACATCTACATGACTTTTATCACATTTTTCTTCATATTGATCGGAGGTTCTTTTGAAAGTAATCTCCTTGTCCTCGGGTATTAGGGAGGATTTTTCTCTACTCTTGAGTGAAAAAATCGAGTATTAGGGACAAAGGTGTAAACATTTGGTTTCGAACTTTTTAATAtgcaaaatcataaaagaaaaattaaaagcAAACCGAGTTTTAATTTGATTTTAATTTGGGTTCGATTCGGTTCAGTTCAGATTTTGATTTAATCTTTTTAATTTGCTGAaatcaaaaccgaattcaaaattgaaTTCAACTACTAGTctattatttgttattataatatatatacacacaaaacaCCAAATTCAAAACCAAAATCCGAGTTAAAAATAGAATTTTTATAATTATTGGTTAAAGTGATGATTTATTGGTATTTCGGTTTTGATAAAATAAAGAACCAAATTCAAATTTGATTTTCAATCTTTTCGATTTTGAAATTTAAATTTAGTTTCGGTTCAGTTTTTAGTGTTACTTCCAAATATACAAAACCGAAACATATAAACTGACAAAGGAATACAATAACCTATTAGCACCGCATAGAAAATAACTGTATGTATTCAGAGTATAATAGTTTTGATGGGAAAATaagtcacaacgggcaatctacaaagcggaaacaaactttCGTTTGACAAATATTTCCCGACCTGTATGAAACTGTGAGGATGCTAACAAATAGATTATACCAAATGCAATTTAAATCAGCCCAAAATCAACAAATTAAAGGATAATTGAGCACACACAAAGACACGAGCTTTTTACGTggaaaaacctctcaaaatcgagagtaaaaaaccACGGGAcccgtaagccacttaaatttcactatcaccaacaagagagcaatacaataggtcttctctaggtcaactagaggcatacaatatcatcatactcttgaactacaacagtcaacaagtatatgaaaaaccctaaagacaaaagaagaattatctcacccaaaaactgccctctgttccagcagcaagaacatgacctacagaccttattagacgaattcaatggttgaaaaccttggcactgatgttAAGAAGACACAGTCCAAAAATGGTGAAAATTCAACGGTCAGAactccggggatcgaaggttttctggacTGCTGTATTTGTAGACGGGAATTGGGAATCACACTTTTTTTCTTGATCTCACTCTCTCTTGTTCTAAAAAATGGCTGCACATATTTCCTTTAAATGATGCCCTAGACATACAAGGCCAAGGATACCTTGTACGGGCTAATTGTTGGGCTTTGGGCTTGAGTTAACATTTTCCTCATATTTGGAAACCCAAataaaacccaacaaatctccccctttccaattatgaggaagagatcgtcatcccggcgatcgagcaacataccttgaaTTTTTCACTAGCCAAAGCCTTTGTgcacatgtcggaaccattatcgtcggtatgaactttatcaagtCCAAACAACCCATTTTCAAGAccttctctaatccaatgataccgtaCATCAATATGTTTTGTCTGCTTATGAAACATAGAGTTTCTAGCCAagtgaatcgcactctcattatcacaaagaaccacatatcgtgatttcTTAAACCCAAGGTATTGTAGAAAGTTTTTCATCCTGAAAAGTTCTTTGCATGCTtttgttgctgccatatactcagcctcggtcgtagataatgcaacacacttttgcaaccttgattgccatgaaaccgcTCCCCATGCGAAGGTCATCAAAATATATAGAAGTGgacttcatgttatctttgtttcctgccatatctgagtctgtaacCAACAAGCATCGACTCTCCATTTCCAAACGTGATACCTAACTCGGAAGTACCTCTTAATTATCTCAAAATCCATTTAACAGCTTCCCAATGCTTTTTACctggatttgacataaaccgactaacaacacctaccgcatgagttatatcaggcctagtacacatcatagcatacatcaagctactaaccgctgaagcatatggaactctatccatctcctcaacatcctcctttgaagaagGGCAATCTTTACCGATTAGCTTAAAGTTGgtagtaagaggggaactaaccactttaacTTTTCCcatgttgaatctactaagcaccttttcaatgtattgctcttgtgatatatgtaacatcttcgcacctctatctctagaaatcctaatgccaagaatctgttttgctggccccaaatctttcatagcaaaagacttgctcaattctcgttttaactgcgcaattctttcaatatttttaccaacaattagcatatcatcaacatataacaacaatatgatgaaatcaccatcaccaaacctctgaaagaaaacacaatgatctgaagttgtctttcttctcatctcttcattcaacagactacccttagccaattccatggttgatattgcacatttctcatatatttatcatggcaattgtgaagacccgtcctaatccatccggacgaagtccatatcgattataaacgattcacaacagttgattacatcgcgaggtacttgacctctatatgatacattttacaaacattgcattcgtttttgaaaagacaaactttcattacatcgaaagttgacaggcatgcataccatttcataatatatccaactataattgacttgataataatcttgatgaactcgacgactcgaatgcaacgtcttttgaaatatgccatgaatgactccaagtaatatctataaaatgagcaaatacacagcggaagatttctttcgtacctgagaataaacatgctttaaagtgtcaaccaaaggttggtgagttcattagtttaacttaaacaatcgtttccatcattttaatagaccacaagatttcagatttccatttctcataaacatacgtcccatgcatagagacaaaaatatcattcatatggattgaacacctgg
This genomic stretch from Rutidosis leptorrhynchoides isolate AG116_Rl617_1_P2 chromosome 11, CSIRO_AGI_Rlap_v1, whole genome shotgun sequence harbors:
- the LOC139877784 gene encoding thioredoxin domain-containing protein PLP3B-like; amino-acid sequence: MDPDSVKSTLQTLAYGNVMAAAARDYQKEILAQEKAQASSSFNEEIDLDELMDDPELEKLHADRIAALKKEAEKRQSLTKKGHGEYREITEGDFLGEVTGSEKVICHFYHREFYRCKIMDKHLKSLATSHLDTKFIKVDAENSPFFVTKLGIKTLPCVILFRKGIAGDRLVGFQDLGGTEDFSTRKLESLLIKKGIIDEKKKNDDEEAEYDESRRRTVRFSANHDSDSE
- the LOC139874788 gene encoding desmethyl-deoxy-podophyllotoxin synthase-like, translated to MIQESLFIPIILFFIFFLIRKCLLHKKSQLPPGPPTLPFIGNMNHLLTPTPHRALRDLATKYGPIMHLKLGFVSTIVVSSAEIAREIMKTHDNIFSNRPKLVAPKILGYNYTDIAFAPYGSYWRQVRKICFLELSTTKSMDSTRFIREQEVKLFAQSIAKSCIPINMGERVFALNHNVITRMTFGDKFDDELKFRLAIRKGASLAAGFQIGDFFPSLSFVANLSGMTRRIEECHVELSNIMDQKIQERIEQCEIEKPERDCLVDVLLRYKEEDGQNEPLTTDNIKSILLDIFTGASENSSNMVEWAMSEMLRNPSIMNKAQIEVRHVINSKSKQIIEETDLPKLSYMKMVVKETLRFHPPIPLLLPRESMERCTIKGYEIPSKTRVLINYWAITRDPVSWQDPNVFNPERFQDEIKDYRGQDFEYIPFGAGRRVCPGISLGMVNTELSLAYLLYHFDWELPDGENPQDLDMSETFGMTCYKSCSLRLVPILRFPVSN